From the Sebastes fasciatus isolate fSebFas1 chromosome 9, fSebFas1.pri, whole genome shotgun sequence genome, the window GAACCCTCTAACCAATCATAACGAGAACATTAACCCCATTCAGATAGACACAGTGACGCGGGTCAAACCTGTGCCGGGGGTCTGTATGAATGGATCAACGCGTGTCAGCCGACCCTCCATCACGACCCTCCTCCCGACCGGATTCAGATTTGAGGCTGCCCCAATTTCAGTGATCTATTGCTACCAGGAACGGAAATGACTTCAATGTTTAAACATCATTTAACCAGCTCGTAGAGAGACATTCAAACCACTAACCCCTCTCACTGAACCAACTGGAAACCTACATTGACGACTGCTTCGAAAACATCTGCACAATGAccggcaaaaaaaaacacagatccAAGAGAAGCCGAACCTCGGACTCTTCCACCACCTACCCAGACACCAACCTGCCTTTGAGGTAAGAGAAATCCTTCACTCCTTCACGGGGTTTGTGcggcaccaacacacacacacacacacacccctgcgCTGACAGAAAAGAGCCGAACTGAATGTGCCACACATGTTTTaccggtagtaacgttactaccaggCAGCGCCTGTAACGGTTAATACaagggaaatatatattttttaagatggGACAAATGTTCGCGTAAACTATTCAATTTTTCCATAATTTAATGACTATTcgcaaaatttaaaaaaggtttTTAAGATAGCAGCGTTATTTTGACCAtctctcagagtttcagcagtttgcgtattcttgccctgctgttagttagtagttttTTAAATAACCAATGACTGTAAATTTGGATTGTAAGGACCCAGCAGTAGATGTGAAATGCTGCGCCCTATTTGTTACACATTGCACCATTaagttgtgaatgtgtgtgtgtgtgtgtgtttcactgaCCTGTGTGTGTTCGTATATGTCCCTGAAGCAGCCAGGGTCTGGAGAATGCCTTGCCACAGAGCTTACACACAcagggcagtgtgtgtgtcctgatgTGCATCTTGAGCGCTCCCAGGCTGACGTACTCCTTCTCACAGTACTTGCAGCTGAAGTACTTCTTACTGCTCCACTCACACCGGAGCTGCTTGTGTTTGGTCAGGCCAGAATAGCTTAAGTACTCTTTATGACAGTCCAAACACTCAAAGCTctcctggctgctgctgctgctgctgctgctgctgttgctgcccGGAGGAATGGCTGGAAAGAGGGCCAGGATAGGGAGGGATGAAGGGACGAGGCTCTGTCTCCTCCTGTGGTCTCCTGTGACACACTGGATTCCCAGGTTCAGTTTGGTACAGGATTCAGCTGGTTTGTAGGCATCTGCGGAGCATCTACTGCAAGCCTCTGAAGAGTGGCCCAGAAAGGACAGAGGGGAGGTGTATGGAGAAAATGGTAGAAGCAGTCGGTCTGCTCTGGAAgaaagaggacaggaggagaagaGCGACTGGGCTCTCTGCTGCAGCCATGGGCTTGGGCCAGGACAATGATGGTGAGGGGGGAAGCCATTGTGCAGCACAGAGTCTTCATGGTTGCTGCAGGGGGCCTCTGTGGAACAGACACATCCACACATCTGACTTATTATCCCCTATATCATTAATGCTACAGTTTACCGTGGTGATATCTCTACAGTTAAAGTGTGGATTAAGATGTTTTTCCTTTCTAAAGCTTCCATGCAATACATGAAAAATGGTTATAGTgcgacagagaggctgagtggactggttatagtgggacagagagactgagtggactggttatagtgggacagagaggctgagtggactggttatagtgggacagagagactgagtggactggttatactgggacagagagactgagtggactggttacaGTGGGATAGAGAGGCttagtggactggttatagtgggacaaaGAGGCttagtggactggttatagtgggacataGAGGCttagtggactggttatagtgggacaaaGAGGCttagtggactggttatagtgggacataGAGGCttagtggactggttatagtgggacaaaGAGGCTGAAGGCTGAAttgactggttatagtgggacagagaggctgagtggactggttatagtgggacagagaggctaagtggactggttataatgggacagagagacagagaggactggttatagtgggactgAGAGGTtggtggactggttatagtgggactgAGAGGTTGGTGGACCTTTACCCTTGAAAAATCATAATTAAGATGAATAATCATAATTCTAATTGACCTCTCTTGTGTGACCCATAACGAGGACTGATTAACTATTATTTTACATACTCTATTGTGAGTTATGTTGCTGgacaaataattatttttttgagcTGTGCacaataataattcataattcCCCTTTTAAATCATAAAACTATTTGAGTGCACACATTCCTACAGGCAGTGTCTATATAAAATAGAGTATATATGAATTGTCCTTAACCCTAAACTGGATTTAATCTTAAAGGCCCTGACGACCTATTTCCTCAATCAGCTTCCGAAATGAACACATTTCTTGGAAAAGTTAGAACAATTTAGGGTGACTTCACATGGGAGATTTCTGTATTTCCTCACGTAGTCAGGAcgctgtcaatcaaatctgatTAAACCTGTACTGATGAAGCATGTTAGCTGAGTATAGAACTTTTAGTAAATATTACTGAGGTGGGAGATACCAAAACGTTTCAATCCTCTGAACCAATAAGGTGATCACTGCACACACCAGCAGCAGAGAAGCAAAGACTGCAACACTAACGCCGAGTTTGCACCCAAAGTTCATTTGGGACTTTTAGTCCCAGGAACTAACTTTTCAAGGAACTCAAAAagttccttcagcccattgcGACggagattaggcaaattagtctgcTGACGGATGAAAAGCGGCTTCTGTTTTATAGCCGGGCGGTCTCAAGGTATAATCCAGTATGGATACTATTGATGATAGTATCTATACTCAAAACAAGACTATTTTTCATACAAATAGGGAGTTTAAGAACATGCACATGCCATAATACAATCACTGTGATACAGTCTTTGACAACGTGCAGGAAGTCACCGTCTGTGGTGCTTTCAAGCCAAAAAATAAACCAATTGTGCCAAGTTTGTACAGCTTACATCGCTGTATATTTTCCTTTAAATTAAATAGGATTTCAGTCTCATTACCAGCTCTTCTTCCTTGGCACAATTCTGATGGCAGTAATGGAAATTCATCAATACAGTGGGATAGGGAGGGGGGTAGGCTCAAGCTCGCTTTAAGGGCTATATTGGAACAAATACAAAGGTTTAAGGAGGGATTTGTCAGGAGGAGCCTGGATGGCCGCTACATAGGCTCTTGAGGCTGCTTAATGGGGCCCTTCTGGTCTCTCAAGGACCTGGGGATTTTGCACCTGCTAAAcacaaaactacatttttgtTTGTGGCCAGACAAAACTGCTGTGTCCCTTTATGCAGCGTTATTTTCCTTACATCATATTGTAAAGAGCTAAAACAGAAAGGTTGTGCTGGTTTAA encodes:
- the LOC141773703 gene encoding zinc finger protein SNAI3-like; this translates as MREATALSLSLSLSLSLSLSLTSPTRSQRLPFGPRRSTAAPVERREGDNMPRSFLVKKHHSAKRANYGRLKSQPEEAPCSNHEDSVLHNGFPPHHHCPGPSPWLQQRAQSLFSSCPLSSRADRLLLPFSPYTSPLSFLGHSSEACSRCSADAYKPAESCTKLNLGIQCVTGDHRRRQSLVPSSLPILALFPAIPPGSNSSSSSSSSSQESFECLDCHKEYLSYSGLTKHKQLRCEWSSKKYFSCKYCEKEYVSLGALKMHIRTHTLPCVCKLCGKAFSRPWLLQGHIRTHTGEKPFSCLHCSRAFADRSNLRAHLQTHSEVKKYQCASCFKTFSRISLLAKHQEAGCPLS